From Micromonospora rifamycinica, a single genomic window includes:
- a CDS encoding DegT/DnrJ/EryC1/StrS family aminotransferase: MSTVDDRYPVARPSLSDLEERYVVDALRSGWVSSQGRYLTDFEDRFARRCGAGTTVATANGTVALHLVLAAAGIGPGDEVIVPALTYVATANAVAYCGARAVCVDVLPQSWCVDPAAVRAAIGPRTRAVVAVDLYGHPADYPALRELCHRHGLLLVADAAESFGATVDGRPTGALADATTFSFFGNKVITSGEGGCVTTSDAALAERMRLLRNQGMDPHRRYYFPVLGFNYRMTNLAAALLCAQLDRADEIIARRDAVVAGYETQLADEPALSAQPVVPGVRRAPWMAAFLVGPEGDDASRDTVARTLDRLGVETRPFFVPIPELPAHRDPTAHCPVTVDLSRRGLNLPTYPDLTGPGLKTVVERVRAALATLA, encoded by the coding sequence ATGAGCACCGTCGACGACCGGTATCCGGTGGCCCGGCCGAGCCTGTCCGACCTGGAAGAGCGGTACGTGGTGGACGCCCTGCGCAGCGGCTGGGTCTCCTCCCAGGGCCGCTACCTGACCGACTTCGAGGACCGGTTCGCCCGCCGGTGCGGTGCCGGCACCACGGTGGCGACCGCCAACGGCACCGTCGCCCTGCACCTGGTCCTCGCCGCCGCCGGGATCGGTCCGGGCGACGAGGTCATCGTGCCCGCGCTGACCTACGTGGCGACCGCGAACGCCGTCGCGTACTGCGGGGCGCGTGCGGTCTGCGTGGACGTGCTGCCGCAGAGCTGGTGCGTCGACCCCGCCGCGGTCCGGGCCGCGATCGGCCCACGGACCCGGGCGGTCGTCGCCGTCGACCTGTACGGCCACCCCGCCGACTATCCCGCCCTGCGCGAGCTGTGCCACCGGCACGGCCTGCTCCTGGTCGCCGACGCGGCGGAGTCCTTCGGCGCCACCGTCGACGGACGTCCGACCGGTGCCCTGGCCGACGCCACCACCTTCTCGTTCTTCGGTAACAAGGTGATCACCTCGGGCGAGGGCGGCTGTGTCACCACCTCGGACGCGGCCCTGGCCGAGCGGATGCGGCTGCTGCGCAACCAGGGCATGGATCCCCACCGGCGGTACTACTTCCCGGTGCTGGGCTTCAACTACCGGATGACCAACCTGGCCGCCGCGCTGCTCTGCGCCCAACTCGACCGGGCCGACGAGATCATCGCCCGGCGGGACGCGGTGGTCGCCGGCTACGAGACGCAGCTGGCCGACGAGCCGGCGCTGTCGGCGCAGCCGGTGGTCCCCGGTGTCCGCCGCGCCCCGTGGATGGCCGCCTTCCTGGTCGGACCGGAAGGCGATGACGCCTCCCGGGACACGGTGGCCCGCACGCTCGACCGGCTCGGGGTGGAGACCCGGCCCTTCTTCGTGCCGATCCCCGAGCTGCCCGCGCACCGCGACCCGACCGCGCACTGCCCGGTGACCGTCGACCTGAGCAGGCGCGGCCTCAACCTGCCGACCTACCCCGACCTGACCGGCCCGGGGCTCAAGACGGTGGTGGAGCGGGTCCGCGCCGCCCTGGCGACCCTCGCCTGA
- a CDS encoding MATE family efflux transporter, producing the protein MTVGVRSRVTGHPGGVRPRTGRRALLALVVGGLSSGGNLLVAITVTRLESIGGVGRFALAFSCYVLVSGLVRSMVTEAVLAAGTGVRSAASRVLLLGTLCGAPLAVAGAAYGSAYLLLVGLALPGLVLYDYAKATALGLGTPAGALLQEATWTAVTCAAALGALFRLVGAPFVVAVWALAGGLIGVLVGLRRGYARRPGWGAGRAESRVAVGFGTQFLLTTGSAQVSLSAVAAVAGTSVVGALSAGRTLLGPVNLVLSTAATLTLPYLARGRTGSRAARSRAAVRVTLLVAAGILPLTAAIALLPDAAGRTLLGGNWDLARGLLVLLALESLFAVPAAVGFAGLRVEQAGRRAILLGVLLGGLRVPVVVVAAVLGGATGAAGALAALALVSAVAWAGSYLSLLRHRGAHRASAHPRLLPAPPGG; encoded by the coding sequence GTGACCGTCGGGGTCCGTTCCCGCGTCACCGGGCACCCGGGCGGGGTCCGTCCGCGGACCGGCCGACGGGCGCTGCTCGCCCTGGTGGTCGGCGGGTTGTCCAGCGGCGGGAACCTGCTGGTGGCGATCACCGTGACCCGGCTGGAGTCGATCGGCGGGGTGGGCCGGTTCGCCCTCGCCTTCTCGTGCTACGTCCTCGTCTCCGGGTTGGTCCGGAGCATGGTGACCGAGGCCGTCCTGGCGGCGGGGACGGGGGTGCGTTCCGCCGCCTCCCGGGTGCTGCTGCTCGGCACGCTCTGCGGTGCGCCGCTCGCCGTCGCGGGTGCGGCGTACGGTTCGGCCTATCTGCTGCTGGTGGGCCTGGCCCTGCCGGGCCTGGTGCTCTACGACTACGCCAAGGCGACCGCCCTGGGCCTGGGCACCCCGGCGGGCGCACTGCTCCAGGAGGCCACCTGGACGGCGGTCACCTGCGCCGCCGCGCTGGGCGCGTTGTTCCGGCTGGTCGGCGCGCCCTTCGTGGTCGCCGTCTGGGCGCTCGCCGGTGGCCTGATCGGCGTGCTCGTCGGACTGCGCCGGGGGTACGCCCGACGACCCGGTTGGGGTGCCGGCCGGGCGGAGAGCCGGGTCGCGGTGGGGTTCGGCACCCAGTTCCTGCTGACCACCGGGTCGGCTCAGGTGTCGTTGAGCGCGGTGGCCGCCGTCGCGGGTACCTCGGTGGTCGGCGCGTTGAGCGCCGGCCGGACCCTGCTGGGGCCGGTGAACCTGGTCCTGTCCACCGCCGCCACGCTGACCCTGCCCTACCTGGCCCGTGGCCGGACCGGCTCCCGGGCGGCGCGGTCCCGGGCGGCCGTCCGGGTCACCCTGCTCGTGGCCGCCGGCATCCTGCCGCTGACGGCCGCGATCGCCCTGCTGCCCGACGCGGCCGGCCGGACGCTGCTCGGCGGCAACTGGGACCTGGCCCGTGGTCTGCTGGTGCTGCTGGCCCTGGAGAGCCTGTTCGCGGTGCCGGCGGCCGTCGGCTTCGCCGGGTTACGGGTGGAGCAGGCGGGCCGGCGGGCGATACTGCTCGGCGTCCTGCTGGGGGGTCTGCGGGTGCCGGTGGTCGTCGTCGCGGCGGTGCTGGGCGGTGCGACCGGCGCGGCGGGCGCGCTCGCGGCGCTCGCGCTGGTCAGCGCCGTCGCCTGGGCCGGCAGCTACCTGTCGCTGCTGCGGCACCGTGGGGCGCACCGCGCGTCGGCGCACCCCCGGCTCCTCCCGGCCCCGCCCGGCGGGTGA
- the pgm gene encoding phosphoglucomutase (alpha-D-glucose-1,6-bisphosphate-dependent), with protein sequence MAHPRAGQPAEPADLVDVPRLVTAYYAEHPDPDDPAQQVSFGTSGHRGSSLRNAFNSDHILAVTQALCDYRREQGLTGPLFLARDTHALSAPAEADALEVLAGNGVTVLRDSRDGYTPTPALSHAVLTHNRGRTDGLADGIVITPSHNPPDDGGFKYNPTNGGPADTDVTKWIQDRANAILAAGLKEVRRIPYARARAADTTGTYDFLAGYVDDLPSVLDIDAIRDAGVRIGADPLGGASVGYWGEIAERHRLDLTVINPLVDPTWRFMTLDGDGKIRMDCSSPNAMASLIAARDRFQVSTGNDADADRHGIVTPDGGLMNPNHYLAVAIGHLFRTRSQWGPAAAVGKTLVSSSMIDRIAADLGRPLLEVPVGFKWFVPGLLDGSVGFGGEESAGASFLRRDGSTWTTDKDGILLCLLAAEIIATTGRTPSEHYAALTDRFGAPAYARIDAPADREQKAVLGRLSPEQVTATELAGEPITATLTSAPGNGAPIGGLKVTTGSGWFAARPSGTEDVYKIYAESFQGPEHLARIQEEAKSLVDGVLG encoded by the coding sequence GTGGCCCACCCCCGTGCCGGACAGCCCGCCGAGCCCGCCGACCTGGTCGACGTGCCCCGGCTGGTGACCGCCTACTACGCCGAGCACCCGGACCCGGACGACCCGGCGCAGCAGGTCTCCTTCGGCACCTCCGGTCACCGGGGGTCCAGCCTGCGCAACGCCTTCAACTCCGACCACATCCTCGCGGTCACCCAGGCGCTCTGCGACTACCGCCGGGAGCAGGGCCTCACCGGGCCGCTCTTCCTGGCCCGGGACACCCACGCGCTCTCCGCCCCCGCCGAGGCCGACGCGCTGGAGGTGCTCGCCGGCAACGGGGTGACCGTGCTGCGGGACAGCCGCGACGGCTACACCCCCACCCCGGCGCTGTCGCACGCCGTGCTCACCCACAACCGGGGACGCACCGACGGGCTCGCCGACGGCATCGTGATCACCCCCTCGCACAACCCGCCCGACGACGGCGGCTTCAAGTACAACCCGACCAACGGCGGGCCCGCCGACACCGACGTCACGAAGTGGATCCAGGACCGGGCGAACGCGATCCTGGCCGCCGGGCTCAAGGAGGTCAGGCGCATCCCGTACGCGCGGGCGCGGGCCGCCGACACCACCGGCACGTACGACTTCCTCGCCGGGTACGTCGACGACCTGCCCTCGGTGCTCGACATCGACGCGATCCGCGACGCCGGGGTGCGGATCGGGGCCGACCCGCTCGGCGGGGCCAGCGTCGGCTACTGGGGCGAGATCGCCGAGCGGCACCGCCTCGACCTCACCGTGATCAACCCGCTGGTCGACCCGACCTGGCGGTTCATGACCCTCGACGGCGACGGCAAGATCCGGATGGACTGCTCGTCGCCGAACGCGATGGCGTCGCTGATCGCCGCCCGGGACCGGTTCCAGGTCTCCACCGGCAACGACGCCGACGCCGACCGGCACGGCATCGTCACCCCCGACGGGGGCCTGATGAACCCCAACCACTACCTGGCGGTGGCGATCGGCCACCTGTTCCGTACCCGGTCGCAGTGGGGTCCGGCGGCGGCCGTCGGCAAGACCCTGGTCTCCTCCTCGATGATCGACCGGATCGCCGCCGACCTGGGCCGGCCGCTGCTGGAGGTGCCGGTCGGCTTCAAGTGGTTCGTCCCCGGGCTGCTGGACGGCTCGGTCGGCTTCGGCGGCGAGGAGAGCGCCGGGGCGTCCTTCCTGCGCCGCGACGGCAGCACCTGGACCACCGACAAGGACGGCATCCTGCTCTGCCTGCTCGCCGCCGAGATCATCGCCACCACCGGCCGGACCCCGAGCGAGCACTACGCCGCGCTGACCGACCGCTTCGGTGCCCCCGCGTACGCCCGGATCGACGCCCCGGCCGACCGGGAGCAGAAGGCGGTGCTGGGCCGGCTCTCCCCGGAGCAGGTCACCGCGACCGAGCTGGCCGGTGAGCCGATCACCGCGACCCTGACCAGCGCCCCCGGCAACGGTGCCCCGATCGGCGGGCTGAAGGTGACCACCGGGTCCGGGTGGTTCGCGGCCCGGCCGTCGGGCACCGAGGACGTCTACAAGATCTACGCCGAGTCGTTCCAGGGTCCGGAGCACCTGGCCCGCATCCAGGAGGAGGCGAAGTCCCTGGTCGACGGGGTTCTCGGCTAG
- the glgC gene encoding glucose-1-phosphate adenylyltransferase, whose protein sequence is MAAKVLAIVLAGGEGKRLMPLTADRAKPAVPFGGMYRMVDFVLSNLANAGFLKIVVLTQYKSHSLDRHITKTWRMSTLLGNYVTPVPAQQRRGPWWFAGSADAIYQSFNLINDEQPDYVIVFGADHIYRMDPRQMVDDHIASGASVTVAGIRQPLSTADQFGVIEVGEDGKRIRAFREKPTDAVGLPDAPDQIYASMGNYVFSTRALCEAVERDAADKTSKHDMGGSIIPMMVERGEANVYDFQDNEVPGSTDRDRGYWRDVGTLDSFYDAHMDLINVHPVFNLYNFDWPIYTDQPPYPPAKFVHQWGERVGRAVGSMISPGAVISGSLVENSVVSPKVKVHSWAQVDGAVLMEGVEIGRHAVVRRAILDKNVFVPEGAEIGVDLEKDRQRYTVSDNGVVVIGKGQRVEP, encoded by the coding sequence ATGGCTGCCAAGGTGCTCGCGATCGTCCTGGCCGGCGGAGAGGGCAAGCGCCTGATGCCGCTCACCGCGGACCGGGCCAAGCCGGCCGTCCCGTTCGGCGGGATGTACCGCATGGTCGATTTCGTCCTGTCCAATCTGGCGAACGCCGGCTTTCTCAAGATCGTCGTTTTGACCCAGTACAAGTCCCACTCGCTGGACCGCCACATCACCAAGACCTGGCGGATGTCGACGCTGCTCGGCAACTACGTCACGCCGGTGCCGGCGCAGCAGCGCCGGGGCCCGTGGTGGTTCGCCGGCTCCGCCGACGCGATCTACCAGAGCTTTAACCTGATCAACGACGAGCAGCCGGACTACGTGATCGTCTTCGGCGCCGACCACATCTACCGGATGGACCCCCGGCAGATGGTCGACGACCACATCGCCTCCGGGGCGTCGGTCACCGTCGCCGGCATCCGCCAGCCGCTGTCGACGGCCGACCAGTTCGGCGTGATCGAGGTCGGCGAGGACGGCAAGCGGATCCGGGCCTTCCGGGAGAAGCCCACCGACGCGGTGGGCCTGCCCGACGCCCCCGACCAGATCTACGCCTCGATGGGCAACTACGTCTTCTCCACCCGGGCGCTCTGCGAGGCCGTCGAGCGGGACGCCGCCGACAAGACCAGCAAGCACGACATGGGCGGCAGCATCATCCCGATGATGGTCGAGCGGGGCGAGGCCAACGTCTACGACTTCCAGGACAACGAGGTGCCCGGCAGCACCGACCGGGACCGGGGCTACTGGCGGGACGTGGGGACGCTCGACTCGTTCTACGACGCGCACATGGATCTGATCAACGTGCACCCGGTGTTCAACCTCTACAACTTCGACTGGCCCATCTACACCGACCAGCCGCCGTACCCGCCGGCGAAGTTCGTCCACCAGTGGGGCGAGCGGGTCGGCCGGGCGGTCGGCTCGATGATCTCGCCCGGCGCGGTGATCTCCGGTTCGCTGGTGGAGAACTCGGTCGTCTCGCCGAAGGTCAAGGTGCACTCCTGGGCGCAGGTCGACGGCGCGGTGCTGATGGAGGGCGTCGAGATCGGCCGGCACGCGGTGGTCCGCCGGGCCATCCTCGACAAGAACGTCTTCGTGCCCGAGGGCGCCGAGATCGGCGTCGACCTGGAGAAGGACCGGCAGCGCTACACCGTCTCCGACAACGGCGTCGTCGTCATCGGCAAGGGGCAGCGCGTCGAACCCTGA
- the glgA gene encoding glycogen synthase → MTDSAPLRVDLLTREYPPEVYGGAGVHVEYLARELRRLADVRVHCFGATRDEPGVTAYPEPADLGGANAALRTMGVDLAMAAGCAGTDVVHSHTWYANLAGHTAKLLYGVPHVVTAHSLEPLRPWKAEQLGGGYALSSWCERTAMESADAIVAVSAGMRRDVLTAYPAVNPDRVRVVYNGIDTAQYAPDPGTDVLDRLGIDPARPSVVYVGRITRQKGLPYLLRAARELPADTQLVLLAGAPDTPEIAAEVEGLVGELRANRSGVVWVAEMLPKPEVIQVLTHATVFVCPSVYEPMGIVNLEAMACETAVVATATGGIPEVVADGETGLLVPIEQAGDGSGNPLDPDRFVADLAKTINELLADPQRTEELGLAGRRRAVEHFSWDAIAVQTLELYRSLRA, encoded by the coding sequence ATGACCGACTCCGCCCCGCTGCGCGTGGACCTGCTGACCCGCGAGTACCCGCCGGAGGTCTACGGCGGGGCCGGGGTGCACGTCGAGTACCTGGCCCGGGAACTGCGCCGGCTCGCCGACGTCCGGGTGCACTGCTTCGGCGCGACGCGCGACGAGCCGGGCGTCACCGCGTACCCCGAGCCGGCCGACCTGGGCGGCGCGAACGCCGCGCTACGCACCATGGGCGTGGACCTGGCGATGGCCGCCGGGTGCGCCGGCACCGACGTGGTGCACAGCCACACCTGGTACGCCAACCTGGCCGGGCACACCGCCAAGCTGCTGTACGGGGTGCCGCACGTGGTGACCGCGCACAGCCTGGAGCCGCTGCGCCCGTGGAAGGCCGAGCAGCTCGGCGGCGGCTACGCGCTCTCCTCCTGGTGCGAGCGGACGGCGATGGAGTCCGCCGACGCGATCGTCGCGGTCAGCGCGGGGATGCGCCGGGACGTGCTGACCGCCTACCCGGCGGTGAACCCGGACCGGGTCCGGGTGGTCTACAACGGCATCGACACCGCCCAGTACGCCCCGGACCCCGGCACCGACGTGCTCGACCGGCTCGGCATCGACCCGGCCCGCCCCAGCGTGGTCTACGTCGGGCGGATCACCCGGCAGAAGGGCCTGCCGTACCTGCTGCGGGCGGCCCGGGAGCTGCCCGCCGACACCCAGCTCGTGCTGCTCGCCGGTGCCCCGGACACCCCGGAGATCGCCGCCGAGGTGGAAGGGCTGGTCGGCGAGCTGCGGGCCAACCGGTCCGGGGTGGTCTGGGTGGCCGAGATGCTGCCCAAGCCCGAGGTGATCCAGGTGCTCACCCACGCCACCGTCTTCGTCTGCCCCTCGGTCTACGAGCCGATGGGCATCGTCAACCTGGAGGCGATGGCCTGCGAGACGGCGGTGGTGGCGACCGCCACCGGCGGCATCCCCGAGGTGGTCGCCGACGGCGAGACCGGGCTGCTGGTGCCGATCGAGCAGGCCGGCGACGGCAGCGGCAACCCGCTGGACCCGGACCGGTTCGTCGCCGACCTCGCCAAGACGATCAACGAGCTGCTGGCCGACCCGCAGCGCACCGAGGAGTTGGGTCTCGCCGGCCGGCGGCGGGCCGTCGAGCACTTCTCCTGGGACGCCATCGCCGTCCAGACCCTCGAGCTGTACCGCTCGCTGCGGGCATAG